One window of the Archangium primigenium genome contains the following:
- a CDS encoding chemotaxis protein CheB: MRRELAPTWLVVIASSSGGLPALCALVSALPADLPAAVLVVSHTSPISQRRLPTLLSAAGPLPAAYADEGQPLARGMILVAPPDRHLVVQGRELRLTVEAKEHLMRPAADVLFRSAARAFGARCIGIVLSGGGQDAAAGLAEIQTAGGRALIQAPEDARLAMMPLSALARVTPDACVPAAQLGPIVARLVRERETTRGPARTRAPRAGAPPASPALRGLRVFLAEDDYLIASEVVGMLHGLGCDVVGPVGDLDVGLHLLERERGRLDCAVLDVDLRGERVLPLAMELAWDSVPFVFATGYGGDILPEAWAGALRIQKPYDTRTLGAALRRALRLRWFPPRDATVAAPRGGFSADSLKDSRNLLMRSQALRAASAGQSLTKSYEAIRSTHECIARSALRTGAARRMLHDQAPPGPGAEEKAREDDT, encoded by the coding sequence CGCTGGTCTCGGCGCTGCCGGCCGACCTGCCCGCGGCCGTGCTCGTCGTGAGTCACACCTCGCCCATCAGCCAGCGCCGGTTGCCCACGCTGCTCTCGGCGGCGGGCCCTCTTCCCGCCGCCTATGCGGACGAGGGCCAGCCGCTCGCGCGGGGGATGATCCTCGTCGCGCCTCCGGACCGGCACCTCGTCGTCCAGGGCCGGGAACTGCGGTTGACGGTGGAGGCGAAGGAGCACCTCATGCGGCCCGCGGCGGACGTGCTCTTCCGCTCCGCCGCGCGGGCGTTTGGTGCGCGGTGCATCGGAATCGTCTTGTCGGGGGGCGGTCAGGACGCCGCGGCGGGGCTCGCCGAGATCCAGACCGCCGGAGGCCGCGCGCTGATCCAAGCGCCCGAGGACGCGAGGCTCGCGATGATGCCGTTGAGCGCGCTCGCCCGGGTGACGCCCGATGCCTGTGTCCCCGCGGCCCAGTTGGGCCCCATCGTGGCCCGGCTCGTGCGGGAGCGGGAGACGACGCGCGGTCCGGCGCGGACGCGGGCGCCGCGAGCGGGCGCGCCCCCCGCATCCCCGGCATTGAGGGGCCTGCGGGTCTTCCTGGCCGAGGACGACTACCTCATCGCCTCCGAGGTCGTCGGCATGCTCCACGGGCTGGGCTGCGACGTGGTGGGCCCGGTGGGGGACCTGGATGTCGGCCTGCATCTGCTGGAGCGGGAGCGCGGACGGCTGGACTGCGCGGTGCTGGACGTGGATCTGCGAGGGGAGCGGGTGCTGCCGCTCGCCATGGAGCTCGCGTGGGACTCGGTGCCGTTCGTCTTCGCGACGGGGTATGGCGGGGACATCCTCCCCGAGGCCTGGGCGGGCGCGCTCCGGATCCAGAAACCCTATGACACGCGCACGCTCGGCGCGGCGCTGCGGCGTGCCTTGCGCCTGCGCTGGTTTCCGCCCCGCGATGCGACCGTGGCCGCGCCCCGCGGCGGCTTCAGCGCGGATTCGCTCAAGGACTCGCGCAACCTGCTCATGCGGTCGCAGGCGCTGCGGGCGGCCTCCGCGGGCCAGAGCCTCACGAAGTCCTACGAGGCCATCCGGAGCACCCATGAATGCATCGCCCGCTCGGCGCTCCGCACGGGTGCCGCGCGACGGATGCTGCACGATCAGGCGCCGCCAGGACCTGGCGCGGAGGAAAAGGCCCGTGAGGACGACACGTAG
- a CDS encoding sensor histidine kinase — translation MSWPLGPSEMARRIREHDWTATPLGPSTHWPGALRTLVDMLLANGFPMIALWGPDLIQLYNDGYRDIMGLKHPAGLGQATQVCWPEVWHINAPIYARVLQGESLSFEDALYPLMRNGLLENVWLSLSYSPLRDETGTIAGVLVTLVETTESLRAAAELRESEARFRALVMSTSDSLYRMSPDWREMREMRGKGILSDTHAPSPLWEDTYLLPEDRPWVMARIDEAIRNRTPFELEHRVRHADGSVGWTLSRAFPLLDEKGEVVEWFGLAADITARKEAERERERAEALVQVDRVRRVLVAEIQHRSRNLLAVVRSLVVQSLRAARSLGEAETRITDRLAALSRVHGLLSRAELPAVTVRELVELELGATAHGVSDRLVLDGPDVTLPGRAVRTFSLALHELATNAVKHGALGADRRGRVLVTWGLRDSATLFLEWVETGAVAPSPRRDAARGFGRELIEQALPYELDARTRLDIREDGVRCTIELPLGEAGP, via the coding sequence ATGTCATGGCCCCTGGGCCCGAGCGAGATGGCCCGGCGCATCCGTGAACACGACTGGACGGCCACGCCCCTGGGGCCCTCGACGCACTGGCCCGGCGCCCTGCGGACCCTCGTGGACATGCTGCTGGCCAATGGCTTTCCCATGATCGCGCTGTGGGGCCCCGACCTCATCCAGCTCTACAACGATGGCTACCGGGACATCATGGGCCTCAAGCATCCGGCGGGCCTGGGCCAGGCCACCCAGGTGTGCTGGCCAGAGGTGTGGCACATCAACGCGCCCATCTACGCGCGGGTGCTCCAGGGAGAATCCCTCTCGTTCGAGGACGCGCTCTATCCGCTCATGCGCAACGGCCTCCTGGAGAATGTCTGGTTGTCGCTGTCCTACAGTCCCCTGCGGGACGAGACCGGCACCATCGCCGGGGTACTGGTCACCCTGGTGGAGACGACCGAGAGTCTGCGCGCGGCGGCGGAGCTGCGCGAGAGCGAGGCGCGCTTCCGCGCGCTGGTGATGAGCACCTCGGACTCCCTCTACCGGATGAGTCCCGACTGGCGCGAGATGCGCGAGATGCGGGGCAAGGGCATCCTCTCCGACACCCATGCGCCCAGTCCCTTGTGGGAGGACACGTACCTTCTGCCCGAGGACCGGCCGTGGGTGATGGCCCGGATCGACGAGGCCATCCGGAACCGCACCCCGTTCGAGCTGGAGCACCGCGTGCGCCATGCCGACGGGAGCGTGGGCTGGACGCTGTCGCGCGCGTTCCCCCTGCTCGACGAGAAGGGCGAGGTGGTGGAATGGTTCGGCCTGGCGGCGGACATCACGGCGCGCAAGGAGGCCGAGCGGGAGCGCGAGCGCGCCGAGGCCCTCGTCCAGGTGGATCGGGTGCGGCGGGTGCTCGTCGCGGAGATTCAACACCGCTCGCGCAACCTGCTCGCCGTCGTGCGCTCCCTCGTCGTCCAGTCGTTGCGCGCCGCGCGCTCCCTCGGGGAGGCCGAGACGCGCATCACCGACCGGCTCGCCGCGCTCTCGCGCGTGCATGGCCTGCTGTCCCGCGCGGAGCTGCCCGCCGTGACCGTCCGGGAGTTGGTGGAGCTGGAGCTGGGCGCCACGGCGCACGGCGTCTCGGACCGGCTCGTCCTCGACGGTCCGGACGTGACGCTCCCGGGACGCGCCGTGCGGACGTTCTCCCTCGCGCTGCACGAGCTCGCGACGAACGCGGTGAAGCACGGCGCGCTGGGCGCGGACAGGCGAGGTCGGGTCCTCGTCACCTGGGGCCTGCGCGACAGCGCGACGCTCTTCCTCGAGTGGGTGGAGACCGGGGCCGTGGCGCCCTCCCCGCGGCGCGACGCGGCGCGGGGCTTTGGCCGGGAGCTCATCGAGCAGGCGCTTCCCTACGAGCTGGATGCACGGACGCGGCTGGACATCCGCGAGGACGGCGTGCGCTGCACCATCGAGCTGCCCCTGGGCGAGGCCGGCCCGTGA